One stretch of Flavobacterium sp. 9 DNA includes these proteins:
- the thiL gene encoding thiamine-phosphate kinase: protein MIEDKNPQRTSIAQLGEFGLIEHLTKNFDVTQESTLKSIGDDAAVLDFKDKKVVVSTDLLIEGVHFDLAYMPLKHLGYKAVVVNLSDICAMNARPTQITVSVAVSNRFPLEALEELFEGITHASKEYKVDVIGGDTTSSQKGLIISITAIGEANEDEIVYRNGAKQTDLLVVTGDIGAAYMGLQVLEREKQVFQVNPNSQPDLDMYSYLIERQLKPEARKDVRTLLHALEIKPTSMIDISDGLSSEIIHLCKQSKVGCNLYEDKLPLDPQFISTCEEFNIDSTTVAINGGEDYELLFTIDINDFDKIKGNPNFSIIGHMADESEGINLVTRANTQIPLKARGWDALSE, encoded by the coding sequence ATGATCGAAGATAAAAATCCGCAACGTACAAGTATAGCGCAATTGGGCGAGTTTGGCTTAATTGAACATTTAACCAAAAATTTTGATGTTACTCAGGAATCTACTTTAAAAAGTATTGGTGATGACGCCGCAGTTCTTGATTTTAAAGATAAAAAAGTAGTTGTTTCTACAGATTTACTGATTGAAGGTGTACATTTTGATTTGGCTTATATGCCTTTAAAACATTTAGGATATAAGGCTGTTGTTGTAAACCTGTCTGATATTTGCGCAATGAACGCAAGACCAACGCAAATAACGGTTTCTGTGGCTGTTTCTAATCGTTTTCCACTAGAAGCATTAGAAGAATTATTTGAGGGAATTACGCACGCTTCAAAAGAGTATAAAGTTGATGTAATTGGTGGCGATACAACCTCATCTCAAAAAGGATTAATTATTAGCATTACTGCAATTGGTGAAGCTAATGAAGATGAAATTGTTTACCGAAATGGTGCAAAACAAACTGATCTTCTTGTTGTAACCGGTGATATTGGTGCTGCATATATGGGATTACAGGTTTTGGAACGCGAAAAGCAAGTTTTTCAGGTGAATCCAAATAGTCAGCCTGATCTTGATATGTACAGTTATTTGATCGAACGTCAGTTAAAACCTGAAGCCAGAAAAGATGTACGTACTTTATTGCATGCTCTTGAAATTAAACCAACTTCAATGATTGATATTTCGGACGGATTATCATCTGAAATTATTCATTTGTGTAAACAATCAAAAGTGGGTTGTAATTTATATGAAGATAAACTTCCGTTAGATCCTCAGTTTATTTCGACTTGCGAAGAGTTTAATATCGATAGCACAACTGTAGCAATTAATGGTGGTGAAGATTATGAATTGCTTTTTACTATTGACATCAATGATTTTGATAAAATAAAAGGAAATCCAAATTTCTCAATCATTGGTCATATGGCAGATGAAAGCGAAGGAATAAATCTGGTTACTCGTGCAAATACCCAAATTCCGTTGAAGGCTCGCGGTTGGGATGCTTTGAGTGAATAA
- a CDS encoding tetratricopeptide repeat-containing sensor histidine kinase: MKKHSQILLFVVLVLIGCTSKSGRNENVSKDSLSIYFSLANDINLPLNYKQKYNQKAFDIVIGEENDSLNRVNLFKIANRYYNMSDWKSYKKISKLILERSIISKDSSSIAKAYSYLGDYYQSQMISDSAFLNYFRAEKIYLRVNDETNLVKTFIAKGDLQLSEGDFFESEITVFKALKILKTKKNVNKDLYESYNLLGIIYNERQEYDKALEYHNKALSILEDKSISSEFQLKAISLNNIGYVYLKMHNFNQAKKYFKKGLEQKDLFNGNTAIYAMLLDNLAYSKFKSKEFTELPSQFYKALKIRDSLKLDAGIILNKNHLSEYYAFKKDTFRAIQYSKQALVLSRKLNTIRNILESLKQIAIVDPKKASIYSKEYIQLNDKLLKAERRMGEKFSRIEYETNEIKDQNSNLQEKNKTLVYVFSICTLLGLFFYVYKTQQAKNRELLFKQQQQIANEDIYNLMISQQNDIEMTRIKEKKKVAQELHDGVLGRMFGVRISLDSLDKLDEAHAAPKRKKYLAELKHIEEDIREISHDLNREKSELINNFVAILNKLFENQQNTYASKLITSFDSHIKWELVGNTVKINLYRIIQEALQNCNKYAKASTIEVEFKSEINHLILSISDDGVGFNTKRTKNGIGLHNIQYRAAECKGIVTIKSAKGEGTILIIKVPIDQKINLQNNDS, translated from the coding sequence TTGAAAAAACATTCTCAGATATTATTGTTTGTAGTTCTTGTCCTGATTGGTTGTACAAGTAAAAGTGGGAGAAATGAAAATGTTAGTAAAGACAGTCTTTCTATTTATTTCTCGTTAGCAAATGATATTAATTTGCCTCTTAATTATAAACAAAAGTACAATCAGAAGGCATTTGATATAGTTATAGGTGAGGAAAATGATTCTTTAAATAGAGTCAATCTGTTTAAAATTGCCAATCGTTACTATAATATGAGCGATTGGAAATCCTATAAAAAAATCTCTAAACTGATTTTGGAACGATCAATAATTAGTAAAGATTCATCTAGCATTGCTAAAGCATATAGTTACCTAGGGGATTATTATCAATCACAAATGATTTCAGATAGTGCTTTTTTGAATTATTTCAGAGCTGAGAAAATATATTTAAGAGTTAATGATGAAACTAATTTGGTAAAAACTTTTATAGCCAAAGGAGATTTACAGTTGAGTGAAGGAGATTTTTTTGAAAGTGAAATTACTGTTTTTAAAGCGCTTAAGATTTTAAAAACGAAAAAAAACGTAAATAAAGACCTGTACGAGAGTTATAATTTACTGGGAATTATTTATAATGAACGTCAAGAGTATGATAAAGCACTTGAATATCACAACAAGGCATTGTCTATCCTTGAAGATAAATCAATTTCGTCAGAATTTCAATTGAAAGCGATTTCACTAAATAATATCGGGTATGTTTATTTAAAGATGCACAATTTTAATCAGGCAAAAAAGTATTTCAAAAAAGGATTAGAACAAAAAGATTTGTTTAATGGAAATACAGCTATTTATGCGATGCTCTTGGATAATTTAGCTTATTCTAAGTTTAAATCGAAAGAATTTACAGAACTCCCTTCTCAATTTTATAAAGCTTTGAAAATTAGAGATAGCCTAAAACTTGACGCAGGAATTATATTAAATAAAAATCATTTGTCGGAGTATTATGCTTTTAAGAAAGATACGTTCAGGGCAATTCAGTATTCAAAACAAGCATTGGTTTTATCGAGAAAATTAAATACAATAAGAAATATATTAGAATCTCTTAAGCAAATTGCTATTGTTGATCCCAAAAAAGCATCTATTTATTCTAAGGAATATATTCAGCTTAATGATAAATTACTTAAAGCAGAACGTAGAATGGGTGAAAAATTCTCCCGAATTGAATACGAAACCAACGAAATAAAGGATCAAAATTCAAACTTACAAGAGAAAAATAAGACTTTAGTGTACGTTTTTAGCATTTGTACATTATTGGGTTTATTTTTCTATGTTTACAAAACGCAACAAGCCAAAAACAGAGAGTTACTTTTTAAGCAGCAGCAGCAAATTGCAAATGAAGATATTTATAATTTGATGATTTCGCAGCAAAATGATATCGAGATGACTCGTATCAAAGAAAAGAAAAAAGTTGCTCAGGAATTACACGACGGCGTTTTGGGCAGAATGTTTGGAGTCAGAATTAGTTTGGACAGTTTAGATAAACTCGATGAAGCCCACGCTGCGCCCAAAAGAAAGAAATATTTGGCCGAACTTAAACATATTGAGGAAGATATACGTGAAATTTCGCATGATTTAAATCGTGAAAAATCGGAATTAATTAATAATTTTGTTGCGATTTTGAACAAATTGTTTGAAAATCAACAAAATACTTATGCGTCAAAATTGATTACTTCGTTTGATTCTCATATTAAATGGGAATTAGTAGGTAATACGGTCAAAATCAATTTGTATCGAATCATTCAGGAAGCGCTTCAAAATTGTAATAAATACGCAAAAGCAAGTACAATTGAAGTGGAGTTTAAGAGTGAAATCAATCATTTGATTCTTTCGATTTCTGATGATGGAGTTGGTTTTAATACCAAAAGAACCAAGAACGGAATAGGATTGCACAATATTCAATATAGAGCAGCAGAATGTAAGGGTATAGTTACGATAAAATCTGCCAAAGGAGAAGGAACAATTCTCATAATTAAAGTCCCAATTGATCAAAAAATAAACCTACAAAATAATGACAGTTGA
- a CDS encoding response regulator transcription factor: MTVDLTAPFSQLTKRNILIVDDHPFIIEGYKNAITRYNPKEYEFLISQAYDCKSAYDLLQDVETPNFDIAFLDISMPSYEEKDIFSGEDLAKLIIKKMPNCKIILLTMYTELLKIKTIIRTINPNGLIIKNDLTFDELLFAFDKVMKNDKYYSQSVVKMVNQSPHNSIEIDQFDKQILFHLSKGTEHHTMPQYIPISLNAIEKRKINLKELLKIKTGSDDELVKEAKSKGLF; the protein is encoded by the coding sequence ATGACAGTTGACCTAACAGCCCCGTTTTCGCAACTTACTAAGCGAAACATTTTAATAGTTGACGACCATCCTTTTATTATCGAAGGATATAAGAATGCTATCACAAGATATAATCCTAAGGAATATGAATTTCTGATCTCTCAGGCATACGATTGCAAATCGGCTTATGATTTATTGCAAGATGTTGAAACCCCAAATTTCGACATTGCTTTTTTAGACATTAGCATGCCTTCGTATGAAGAAAAAGATATTTTTTCTGGTGAAGATCTGGCAAAATTGATCATAAAAAAAATGCCCAATTGCAAGATCATTTTGCTGACAATGTACACTGAATTGCTAAAAATCAAAACAATCATAAGAACAATCAATCCAAATGGGTTAATTATAAAAAATGATTTAACGTTTGATGAATTGCTTTTTGCATTTGATAAAGTAATGAAGAATGACAAATATTACAGTCAGTCTGTAGTAAAAATGGTCAATCAATCTCCTCATAATTCAATAGAAATAGACCAGTTTGACAAGCAAATTTTATTTCATTTGTCAAAAGGAACAGAACATCATACAATGCCACAATATATTCCGATTTCATTAAACGCAATCGAAAAACGGAAAATCAATCTCAAAGAATTGCTTAAAATAAAAACCGGTTCAGATGATGAATTGGTTAAAGAAGCTAAAAGCAAAGGACTTTTCTAA
- a CDS encoding DinB family protein — MKTLAAQVITPEDLLIHWQGHRALTRRVIELFPEKDFFEFSIGGMRTFAKLTDELLAIAVPGLKGIVTKEIAPFTEGTEKLIFKAQYLEKWDEATAEINKYWEKLSIEDFSEDFNLFGQYEFPVIQNILYFVDNEVHHRGQGYVYLRALGIDPPFFWERQ, encoded by the coding sequence ATGAAAACATTAGCTGCACAAGTAATTACTCCTGAAGATTTGTTAATACACTGGCAAGGACACCGCGCGCTAACTCGTCGCGTAATTGAATTATTTCCTGAAAAAGATTTTTTCGAATTTTCGATAGGAGGAATGAGAACTTTCGCAAAACTAACAGATGAGCTTTTGGCGATTGCAGTTCCTGGACTTAAAGGAATTGTAACTAAAGAAATTGCTCCTTTTACAGAAGGAACTGAAAAGTTGATTTTTAAAGCACAATATCTTGAAAAATGGGATGAAGCAACGGCAGAAATCAATAAATATTGGGAAAAATTATCTATCGAAGATTTTAGCGAAGACTTTAATCTTTTTGGTCAATATGAATTTCCTGTAATCCAAAATATTTTGTACTTTGTTGATAATGAAGTTCATCACCGCGGACAAGGATATGTATATCTAAGAGCTTTAGGAATTGATCCGCCTTTTTTCTGGGAAAGACAGTAA
- a CDS encoding LytTR family DNA-binding domain-containing protein: MKEQHKQILKKYSYIIIDDDAESILKTRTIAEGFSELAFVASATNYQDGLNLVLEHKPSIVFLEIDPKDLSSNLSLAFINELHRFLSILPKIIVTTFTKERAFDAIQYGVFDYILKPIITIDILKSILKLNKEFVEVNTVSTSEEIITQIIPSEKTSKIVENSLLICVKSYGDYRYISASDISYFQADNNSTDIYLNSGEMITAFKTLKHFESVLEYPFIRIHNSYIINRNYIARIHNGNSICYIKNSSKKIPFSKTYKSNVDLIIADFAAGNYLEV, from the coding sequence ATGAAAGAACAACATAAACAAATATTGAAAAAGTATTCGTATATTATAATTGACGATGATGCAGAAAGTATTTTGAAAACCCGAACAATTGCAGAAGGTTTTTCAGAATTGGCTTTTGTGGCTTCGGCAACGAATTATCAAGACGGTTTAAATTTAGTTTTAGAACACAAACCTTCAATTGTTTTTCTGGAAATAGACCCCAAAGATTTATCCAGTAATTTATCATTGGCTTTTATCAATGAATTACATCGGTTTTTATCAATTTTACCTAAGATAATTGTTACAACTTTTACAAAAGAAAGAGCTTTTGACGCTATTCAATATGGTGTTTTTGATTACATTTTAAAGCCGATAATAACAATTGATATATTAAAGAGCATTCTCAAATTAAACAAGGAATTTGTTGAGGTCAATACAGTTAGTACTTCAGAAGAAATAATAACCCAAATAATTCCATCTGAAAAAACTTCTAAAATTGTTGAAAACTCTTTGTTAATATGTGTAAAATCTTACGGTGATTATCGCTACATTAGTGCATCAGATATTTCTTATTTTCAAGCTGATAATAATTCGACCGATATTTATCTAAATTCAGGCGAAATGATAACAGCTTTTAAAACGTTGAAACATTTTGAGAGTGTTTTAGAGTATCCATTTATTCGAATTCATAATAGCTATATTATTAATCGAAATTATATTGCCAGAATTCATAACGGAAACTCAATTTGTTACATAAAAAATTCTTCGAAAAAGATTCCTTTTTCGAAAACTTATAAATCAAATGTTGATTTAATTATTGCCGATTTTGCAGCAGGAAATTATTTAGAAGTCTAA